One Candidatus Woesearchaeota archaeon DNA segment encodes these proteins:
- a CDS encoding twin-arginine translocation signal domain-containing protein → MATRTNYDASRRDFLKAMAVLGSGAIASGCSAVDLTRMVQGANAIGAGRVDFRKAKADSTPAIRQLFIDDVLAGYYTIGTKPKSVASVRYSELSDRGETRVNAYDLPDLSFIKVVGEKAGELGTGIKSRLYVTPNAFGQLVQNENDFFGHLKYAYNLAEQLYSNLDGIEWGEVIKTLGTDNRYTLNNLRGLAAAVAQYRDASNTAWSKTNEHIVDFNYLSRYFGLISDNGVSQTGKEDFARKYFNPYFFERFDELEQSGVAYKLIKKEGVYHIEKNGNAVPLPASVQGLVKKS, encoded by the coding sequence ATGGCTACCAGAACAAATTACGATGCATCAAGGCGGGATTTTCTAAAAGCAATGGCCGTGCTTGGCAGCGGAGCCATAGCTTCAGGCTGCAGCGCCGTTGACCTTACAAGAATGGTGCAGGGCGCAAATGCAATTGGTGCCGGCAGGGTTGACTTCAGAAAGGCAAAGGCCGATTCAACTCCTGCAATAAGGCAACTATTTATTGATGATGTTTTGGCAGGGTATTACACAATCGGCACCAAGCCAAAAAGTGTCGCAAGCGTAAGATACTCTGAACTTTCTGACCGGGGTGAAACCCGTGTTAATGCCTATGACTTGCCAGATCTTTCATTCATCAAGGTAGTTGGAGAAAAAGCAGGGGAGCTTGGAACAGGAATAAAGTCGCGATTGTATGTCACGCCAAATGCATTTGGCCAGCTTGTGCAAAATGAAAATGATTTTTTTGGCCATTTAAAATATGCGTACAATCTGGCTGAGCAACTGTACAGCAATCTCGATGGAATTGAATGGGGCGAAGTCATTAAAACTTTGGGCACAGACAACAGATATACTCTGAATAACCTGCGCGGCCTGGCCGCGGCGGTGGCACAGTACAGGGATGCAAGCAATACTGCCTGGAGCAAAACCAACGAGCATATTGTTGACTTTAATTACCTCAGCCGTTACTTTGGATTAATTTCCGATAATGGAGTTTCACAAACCGGCAAGGAGGATTTTGCGAGGAAATATTTTAATCCGTATTTCTTTGAAAGATTTGATGAGCTGGAACAGAGCGGTGTTGCCTACAAGCTGATTAAGAAGGAGGGAGTGTACCATATTGAAAAGAACGGCAATGCAGTGCCCCTGCCGGCATCCGTACAGGGGTTAGTGAAGAAATCGTAA
- a CDS encoding HAD family hydrolase has protein sequence MRIPKQIKAIILDIDGTLIDSEDGLWWVLFQGILKELNMQPQKKSTFLTHAGEFSRHLTRSLSGKAKKEAMGKIREYIHKNYMKHINKVSIFSDTIPTLKGLKKKGLTLATVTNTPRNLSFPTVQKFGLPKYFKTMVFRYDVKKIKPAPDMLLLALKRLNLKASQVIYIGDKHTDKIAARAAGIYFIGLKTAGNKRIERLNQIVKMV, from the coding sequence ATGAGAATCCCAAAACAAATAAAGGCAATTATTTTGGATATAGATGGAACCCTAATTGATTCTGAGGATGGATTGTGGTGGGTGCTGTTTCAGGGAATCCTGAAAGAGCTGAACATGCAGCCGCAGAAAAAAAGCACTTTTTTGACTCATGCTGGCGAGTTCTCCAGGCACTTAACCAGGAGTTTGTCAGGCAAGGCAAAAAAGGAAGCCATGGGAAAGATTAGGGAATACATACACAAAAACTACATGAAGCACATCAATAAGGTGAGCATTTTTTCTGACACAATCCCAACCTTAAAGGGATTGAAGAAAAAAGGTTTGACCCTTGCAACCGTGACCAACACCCCCCGGAATCTTTCATTTCCAACTGTGCAGAAATTTGGCTTGCCCAAATATTTCAAAACAATGGTATTCAGGTATGATGTGAAAAAAATCAAGCCTGCGCCTGACATGCTGCTTCTTGCTTTAAAGCGGCTCAATCTTAAGGCCAGCCAGGTAATTTACATCGGTGACAAGCATACTGACAAGATAGCAGCCAGGGCAGCAGGGATTTATTTCATCGGCTTGAAAACTGCGGGCAATAAAAGGATAGAAAGATTGAACCAAATTGTAAAAATGGTTTAG
- a CDS encoding phosphoribosylaminoimidazolesuccinocarboxamide synthase encodes MLTTKQIRDELNNTLDKTDFGLPNKYQGKVRDNYSLPGRKRLIVVTDRISCFDHIVGKVPFKGQVLNQIAAHWFEHTKHIVKSHAIDVPDPNVMVGLECEPLPVEVIVRGYITGSLWRDYKSGKRDMYGIKFPEGMIHQQPFDQPILTPSTKAEHGEHDMPITPKEIVAQKLVSPGIWKQIEEVSLKLYEHGTELLQRNNLILVDTKYEFGLLDGKLVLIDEIHTPDSSRFWYLDSYKQLFEDGMEQKQLDKEYVRQWLISERNYMGDGEPPKLPDEVRIEAARRYIEVYEQMTGKEFEQHKGGILARVTNNLKEKGYLR; translated from the coding sequence ATGCTGACAACAAAACAGATCAGGGATGAGCTCAATAATACTCTCGACAAAACAGACTTTGGGCTGCCAAACAAATACCAGGGCAAGGTAAGGGATAATTATTCCCTGCCCGGCAGGAAAAGGCTGATAGTTGTTACTGACAGGATATCATGCTTTGACCACATTGTTGGGAAAGTCCCGTTTAAAGGCCAGGTTCTCAACCAAATTGCTGCTCATTGGTTTGAGCACACCAAGCACATTGTAAAAAGCCATGCCATTGATGTCCCAGACCCAAATGTCATGGTCGGGCTGGAATGCGAGCCTCTGCCAGTTGAGGTTATTGTTCGAGGCTATATTACGGGAAGCCTTTGGCGCGATTATAAATCCGGCAAAAGGGACATGTACGGAATCAAGTTTCCTGAGGGCATGATACACCAGCAGCCTTTTGACCAGCCTATTCTTACGCCTTCCACCAAGGCAGAGCACGGCGAGCATGACATGCCGATAACACCAAAGGAAATTGTTGCGCAAAAGCTTGTTTCTCCTGGGATTTGGAAACAGATTGAGGAAGTTTCATTAAAGCTGTATGAGCATGGAACAGAGCTTTTGCAGCGAAACAACCTGATCCTTGTCGACACAAAATACGAATTCGGACTGCTTGACGGCAAATTGGTGCTGATTGATGAAATCCACACACCTGATTCCTCAAGGTTCTGGTACCTTGACAGCTACAAGCAATTATTCGAGGATGGAATGGAGCAGAAGCAGCTTGACAAGGAATACGTAAGGCAGTGGCTCATCTCAGAGCGGAACTATATGGGCGATGGCGAGCCACCAAAGCTGCCGGATGAAGTCAGGATAGAGGCAGCCAGAAGGTACATTGAAGTCTATGAGCAGATGACAGGGAAGGAGTTTGAGCAGCATAAGGGAGGCATCCTCGCAAGGGTCACGAATAATCTGAAGGAGAAAGGATACTTAAGATGA